In Musa acuminata AAA Group cultivar baxijiao chromosome BXJ2-8, Cavendish_Baxijiao_AAA, whole genome shotgun sequence, one genomic interval encodes:
- the LOC135618495 gene encoding protein RETICULATA-RELATED 4, chloroplastic-like, translating to MAAAASGVASPSNLRLPSSLSCRLPSHPFTQIVTVRFLSPVPPPRCLRISARRPLTVRSGGGGGVGGGDGGGGGGGGGGGEGGEDGDSGRKNRSEALLVLAEAGRTLESLPNDLAASIESGRIPGSIVQRFFDLEKSPVFRWLLQFGGFKERLLADDLFLAKVAMECGVGIFTKTAAEWERRRENFIKELDFVIADVVMAIVADFMLVWLPAPTVSLRPPLQFNAGPIAKFFYSCPDNAFQVALAGTSYSLLQRVGAIVRNGSKLFVVGTSASLIGTGITNALIKTRKAVDKEFAGEAEDVPIVSTSVAYGVYMAVSSNLRYQVLAGVIEQRILEPLLHNQKLLLSASCFAVRTGNTFLGSLLWVDYARWVGVQKIRE from the exons ATGGCGGCCGCTGCTTCCGGCGTGGCGTCCCCCTCCAACCTCCGCCTCCCCTCCTCCCTCTCTTGCCGCCTCCCCTCTCACCCCTTTACGCAGATTGTCACCGTCCGTTTCCTCTCCCCCGTCCCTCCTCCCCGCTGCCTCCGAATCTCCGCCCGTCGCCCCCTGACCGTCCGATCCGGCGGAGGTGGAGGCGTCGGAGGAGGTGATGGTGGAGGCGGAGGTggaggcggcggtggtggtgaAGGGGGGGAGGATGGGGACTCGGGCCGGAAGAACCGTTCGGAGGCGCTGCTCGTGCTGGCGGAAGCCGGCCGGACGTTGGAGAGCCTCCCTAACGATTTGGCGGCCTCGATCGAATCCGGGCGGATCCCTGGGTCAATCGTGCAGCGATTCTTTGATCTTGAGAAGTCGCCGGTCTTCCGATGGCTGCTCCAGTTCGGAGGGTTCAAGGAGCGGCTTCTGGCCGACGACCTCTTCTTGGCCAAGGTCGCCATGGAGTGTGGCGTTGGTATCTTCACCAAG ACGGCTGCAGAGTGGGAACGTCGGAGAGAGAATTTTATCAAGGAATTAGATTTTGTTATTGCGGATGTG GTAATGGCCATTGTTGCTGATTTCATGCTCGTGTGGCTTCCTGCTCCAACGGTCTCTCTACGACCACCTCTTCAATTCAATGCTGGACCCATTGCGAAGTTCTTCTATAGCTGTCCCGATAATGCTTTTCAG GTTGCTTTGGCTGGAACATCATACTCATTATTGCAGAGAGTTGGTGCCATTGTG AGAAATGGATCAAAGCTTTTTGTTGTTGGGACTAGTGCATCTCTG ATTGGAACTGGTATAACTAATGCCTTGATCAAAACGAGGAAGGCAGTTGACAAGGAATTTGCTGGCGAAGCAGAGGATGTGCCCATAGTGTCAACTAGTGTTGCCTATGGTGTTTACATGGCTGTTTCAAGCAACCTTAG GTATCAAGTATTGGCGGGTGTCATAGAACAACGTATTTTGGAGCCTTTGCTGCACAACCAGAAACTATTACTAAGTGCGTCGTGCTTTGCAGTTCGTACAGGAAACACATTTTTGGGATCCCTGCT GTGGGTTGACTACGCTCGCTGGGTGGGTGTCCAAAAGATTCGCGAATAA